In Methanomassiliicoccales archaeon, a genomic segment contains:
- a CDS encoding ABC transporter permease, translating to MRTFANVCKNVASYALPFLVLLLLWQLMVDVFKYPKFILPSPAVVINALCDIARWKWHTHIAVTAAEMLGGFLLSAGVGIILGMLIAASSFVYKLVMPFLVFFNSLPKIAMAPLFIIWLGYGIIPNMWISFFIAFFPVVIDTAAGIRAIDPEMLDLGRLFNASRLKIFLHVCLPNALPHIFAGLKVASTFSVIGAIIGEFIASTKGLAGIIIQAQTMLTTEAIFAALIWISALGLGLFGFVSLMERVFTPWAEAWRTAGR from the coding sequence ATGCGTACATTTGCCAATGTCTGTAAAAATGTTGCCTCATATGCACTGCCTTTCCTAGTGTTATTGCTGTTGTGGCAATTGATGGTTGATGTGTTTAAATACCCCAAATTTATACTTCCGTCTCCGGCTGTTGTCATTAACGCCTTGTGTGACATTGCCCGGTGGAAATGGCATACTCACATTGCTGTTACAGCCGCTGAAATGCTGGGCGGTTTCCTGCTCTCGGCCGGAGTGGGTATTATTTTGGGCATGCTAATCGCAGCCTCAAGTTTTGTTTACAAGTTAGTAATGCCATTTCTTGTCTTCTTTAATTCCCTGCCGAAGATTGCTATGGCTCCCCTTTTTATTATATGGCTCGGCTACGGTATAATTCCTAACATGTGGATTTCGTTTTTTATTGCCTTCTTTCCTGTAGTTATAGACACCGCTGCAGGCATCCGCGCAATTGACCCAGAAATGTTGGATTTGGGGCGTCTCTTTAACGCCTCACGTTTAAAGATATTTTTGCATGTTTGCCTACCTAACGCTCTCCCACATATATTTGCAGGATTAAAGGTCGCTTCTACATTTTCTGTGATCGGTGCTATCATTGGCGAATTTATTGCGTCCACAAAAGGACTCGCGGGTATAATTATTCAGGCGCAGACTATGCTAACAACTGAAGCAATCTTTGCTGCATTAATATGGATTTCGGCTTTGGGCCTCGGCTTATTTGGCTTTGTCTCGCTAATGGAGAGAGTGTTTACCCCCTGGGCAGAAGCTTGGAGGACAGCGGGGCGTTAG
- a CDS encoding transposase, translating into KLRERWGVIYPKIVARWEAKAYALLAFLRHPKPIRRYLYTTNQLERLAKEVKRRMKVVEVFCGEEAVEKLLYLVLSHLNEAWGARRLRGFAEIETGSYHVDQTQ; encoded by the coding sequence AAGCTTCGGGAGCGCTGGGGCGTAATCTATCCCAAGATCGTGGCCCGCTGGGAGGCCAAGGCTTATGCCCTTTTGGCGTTTCTTCGTCATCCCAAGCCCATTAGGCGGTATCTTTACACCACGAATCAACTGGAACGGTTGGCGAAGGAGGTGAAGCGGCGGATGAAGGTGGTGGAGGTGTTCTGTGGAGAGGAGGCGGTAGAAAAGCTTTTGTACTTGGTTTTGAGTCACTTGAACGAGGCATGGGGGGCGAGGAGACTTCGGGGATTTGCGGAAATCGAGACGGGAAGCTATCATGTTGACCAGACACAATAG